One window from the genome of Rhodococcus sp. ABRD24 encodes:
- a CDS encoding MDR family MFS transporter has product MTTPAGETQVGAATEPMTHKQILEVLTGLIAALFTALLSTTIVSTALPTIIGDLQGTQTQYAWVITTALLANAASTPIWGKLADLFNKKILVQSSIVIFVIGSIIAGFAHNVPILLAARVVQGIGMGGLTALVVAIIGSIIPPRDRGRYSGYMGAAMAVSMSGGPILGGVIVDSPLGWRWTFFVCVPLAVIALLLLQRTLHIATERKDDVSIDWWGAMLLTAGVSVLLIWVSFAGKVGYYDWFSLESAIYVGVGILLLIVTVIVESKVKSPIIPLKIITEKTTGLAIIASVAVGVGIFGATTFLGQYFQTARGHSPTIAGVLTIPMVMGMLVSSVVSGQLITRLGKWKPFIVGGAALLVVGFGLLSTIDHATSLWLIGVYIAIVGVGVGSLMQNLVLAVQNTVSVKNIGVASSSVAFFRTFGGAIGVSVLGSILATRVTTLSAEGFAKLGIDTHAAGSGGNLDINALPAPIAAVIRTAYGDATGRLFLVAAVVALITLACAIVIPNTPLRRTIDIEKPAESEETPAPGKVHVDVDVQA; this is encoded by the coding sequence ATGACGACACCAGCGGGGGAGACTCAGGTCGGCGCTGCCACCGAGCCGATGACCCACAAGCAGATTCTCGAGGTCCTCACGGGCCTCATCGCGGCGCTCTTCACGGCGCTGCTCAGTACGACCATCGTCTCGACGGCGCTACCGACGATCATCGGTGACCTGCAGGGAACACAGACCCAGTACGCGTGGGTCATCACGACCGCGCTGCTCGCGAACGCGGCGTCGACCCCGATCTGGGGCAAGCTCGCGGACCTGTTCAACAAGAAGATCCTGGTTCAGTCATCGATCGTGATCTTCGTGATCGGGTCGATCATCGCGGGTTTCGCACACAACGTGCCCATTCTGCTGGCGGCCCGCGTCGTGCAGGGCATCGGCATGGGCGGCTTGACGGCGCTGGTGGTCGCGATCATCGGCAGCATCATCCCGCCGCGTGACCGTGGGCGATACTCGGGCTACATGGGTGCCGCGATGGCGGTATCGATGTCCGGCGGACCGATCCTCGGAGGTGTCATCGTCGACAGCCCGCTCGGATGGCGCTGGACTTTCTTCGTGTGCGTCCCGCTGGCGGTCATCGCATTGCTGCTGCTGCAGCGCACACTGCACATTGCGACCGAGCGCAAGGACGACGTCTCCATCGACTGGTGGGGTGCGATGCTGCTCACCGCGGGCGTCAGCGTGCTGCTGATCTGGGTGTCGTTCGCGGGCAAGGTCGGCTACTACGACTGGTTCTCCTTGGAGTCCGCGATCTACGTCGGCGTCGGCATACTGCTGCTCATCGTCACCGTGATCGTCGAATCGAAGGTGAAGTCGCCGATCATCCCGCTGAAGATCATCACCGAGAAGACGACGGGTCTGGCGATCATCGCGTCCGTTGCGGTGGGCGTCGGCATTTTCGGTGCCACCACCTTCCTCGGTCAGTACTTCCAGACCGCTCGCGGTCACAGCCCGACGATCGCCGGTGTCCTGACGATTCCGATGGTGATGGGCATGCTCGTCTCGTCGGTCGTCTCGGGCCAGCTCATCACCCGGCTCGGAAAGTGGAAGCCGTTCATCGTCGGTGGCGCCGCGTTGCTCGTGGTCGGGTTCGGTCTGCTGTCGACGATCGATCACGCGACCAGTCTGTGGCTGATCGGCGTCTACATCGCCATCGTCGGTGTCGGTGTCGGCAGCCTGATGCAGAACCTGGTGCTCGCGGTGCAGAACACCGTCAGCGTCAAGAACATCGGTGTAGCCAGTAGCTCGGTCGCGTTCTTCCGGACGTTCGGCGGCGCGATCGGCGTGTCGGTGCTGGGCTCGATACTCGCCACCCGTGTCACGACCCTGTCCGCCGAGGGCTTTGCGAAGCTCGGTATCGACACCCACGCGGCGGGTAGTGGCGGCAACCTCGACATCAACGCCCTGCCGGCACCGATCGCGGCCGTCATCCGCACCGCGTACGGCGATGCGACGGGACGGCTGTTCCTGGTGGCGGCCGTGGTCGCACTCATCACCCTCGCGTGCGCGATCGTGATCCCGAACACCCCGCTGCGGCGCACCATCGATATCGAGAAGCCGGCCGAATCGGAAGAGACGCCGGCGCCGGGGAAGGTACACGTGGACGTGGACGTCCAGGCATGA
- a CDS encoding ATP-binding cassette domain-containing protein: protein MTLNLELAIETHGLIKRFGSNVAVAGVDLAVPTGGVYGVLGPNGAGKTTTIRMLATLLPLDGGSARVLGHDVSSEAETVRSKVSLTGQFASLDEDLTGAENLILLGRLYGYSRAAARSRCDQLLEAFGLSEAGNRQVKTYSGGMRRRIDIAASIIVTPELIFLDEPTTGLDPRSRNQVWEIVRALVAGGTSVLLTTQYLDEADQLADRIAVIDQGKVIAEGTTGELKASVGSGALHVRVAEPIRRPEAAAILEPVLGVPVSLETDPAALTARIDDPRRVAQALAALDDANLAVTTFALGQPSLDEVFLALTGHGAEGATDSDTLEESAS from the coding sequence ATGACACTGAATCTCGAACTTGCGATAGAGACCCATGGTCTGATCAAACGATTCGGCTCCAATGTCGCGGTCGCCGGCGTCGACCTGGCCGTGCCGACCGGCGGCGTCTATGGCGTCCTCGGCCCCAACGGTGCCGGCAAGACGACGACGATCCGGATGCTCGCGACTCTTCTGCCTCTCGACGGCGGATCCGCCCGCGTCCTCGGACACGACGTGAGCAGCGAGGCGGAGACCGTCCGCAGCAAGGTCTCGCTCACGGGCCAGTTCGCCTCGCTCGACGAGGACCTCACGGGCGCCGAGAATCTGATCCTCCTCGGACGGCTCTACGGATACTCGCGGGCCGCCGCGCGTTCGCGGTGCGATCAGCTTCTCGAGGCATTCGGGCTGAGCGAGGCCGGGAACCGTCAGGTCAAGACGTACTCGGGCGGTATGCGACGGCGCATCGACATCGCGGCGAGCATCATCGTCACCCCCGAACTGATCTTTCTCGACGAGCCGACCACCGGGCTCGACCCCCGCAGCCGGAACCAGGTGTGGGAGATCGTGCGGGCGCTGGTTGCGGGTGGGACATCCGTCCTGCTCACGACCCAGTACCTGGACGAGGCGGATCAGCTCGCCGATCGCATCGCCGTGATCGACCAGGGCAAGGTCATCGCGGAGGGGACCACCGGCGAACTCAAGGCGTCGGTGGGATCCGGTGCCCTGCACGTGCGGGTCGCGGAGCCGATCCGGCGGCCCGAGGCCGCCGCAATCCTCGAACCGGTCCTGGGGGTTCCGGTGAGCCTTGAAACGGACCCCGCGGCGTTGACAGCCCGAATCGACGACCCGCGACGCGTAGCGCAGGCGCTCGCGGCGCTCGACGACGCGAACCTCGCCGTCACCACCTTCGCTCTCGGCCAACCCAGCCTCGACGAGGTGTTCCTGGCCCTGACGGGCCATGGCGCCGAAGGGGCGACCGACTCCGACACCCTCGAGGAGAGCGCGTCATGA
- a CDS encoding ABC transporter permease: MTDTITTSAQAVGNVLQMPGPRPPRPNALSTSMSFGWRALLKIKHVPEQLFDVTMFPIMFTLMFTFLFGGALAGSTGAYVQFLIPGILVQTVVMITMYTGLTLNKDIEKGVFDRFRSLPIWRPSPLVGALFGDIVRYTIASVIVLILGLILGFRPAGGVVGVVLSVLLLLLFSFSLSWVWTMFAMLMRTEQAVMGVSMFILFPLTFASNIFVDPSTMPGWLQAFVDVNPISHLVTTLRALCEGSFEFGQMSVVLVWCAGFIAIFGPLTMRLYNRKT; the protein is encoded by the coding sequence ATGACCGACACCATCACCACCTCGGCGCAGGCAGTCGGCAACGTCCTGCAGATGCCGGGGCCGCGGCCGCCGCGGCCCAACGCCCTGTCCACATCGATGTCGTTCGGATGGCGGGCACTGCTCAAGATCAAGCACGTCCCGGAGCAACTGTTCGACGTGACCATGTTCCCGATCATGTTCACGCTGATGTTCACGTTCCTGTTCGGCGGCGCCCTCGCAGGTTCGACCGGCGCCTACGTCCAGTTCCTCATCCCGGGCATCCTCGTGCAGACCGTCGTGATGATCACGATGTACACGGGACTGACCCTGAACAAGGACATCGAGAAGGGCGTCTTCGACCGCTTCCGGTCCTTGCCGATCTGGCGGCCGTCACCTCTGGTCGGCGCGCTGTTCGGCGATATCGTCCGCTACACGATCGCATCCGTGATCGTGCTGATCCTGGGCCTGATCCTCGGGTTCCGGCCGGCTGGCGGCGTGGTCGGAGTGGTGCTGTCGGTCCTGCTGTTGCTGCTGTTCTCGTTCAGCCTGTCGTGGGTGTGGACGATGTTCGCGATGCTGATGCGCACCGAGCAGGCGGTCATGGGCGTGTCGATGTTCATCCTGTTCCCGCTCACGTTCGCCAGCAACATCTTCGTCGACCCGTCGACGATGCCGGGTTGGCTGCAGGCGTTCGTCGACGTCAACCCGATCAGTCACCTCGTCACGACGCTGCGGGCGCTGTGCGAGGGCTCGTTCGAGTTCGGCCAGATGTCCGTCGTACTGGTCTGGTGTGCCGGGTTCATCGCGATCTTCGGGCCGCTGACCATGCGTCTGTACAACCGCAAGACGTAG